DNA from Asanoa sp. WMMD1127:
AACTGCGGCGCCCGCCCGTACGAGCTGAACGGTTTCCCGGTCATCCGCCTCCTCGACGACCGACACGCCACGCTGGGTGTGACCGTCGGCAACGGCTCCCAGCCGGTCAGCGCCCCCGACGCCTGGGACGCCCCCGCGAAACCCGTGACCGTGCCACCCGGGGAAACGGCCCGCGCCCGCGTGCTCTGGCGCAACACGGTGACCGACGGCGAGGCGGTGACCGCCACCCACCTCGCGGTGACGCCGGCCCCGGACGCGCCGGAACAGCTGGTCACCCCCGACGGCGGCATCGACCTCGGCACCACCGCGCGGCTCGCCGTCAACGCGTGGGTACTGTCGAAGGAATGAGCTGGACCGCGTACGGATCGTTCGTCGTGTTCGCGATCGTCCTCATCGCCATCCCGGGCGCCGACTTCGCGGTGACGGTGCGCAGCACCCTCGTCGGCGGCCGGCGCCAGGGCCGATGGAGCGCCGCCGGCATCGCCTCGTCCAACGTGGTCCAGGGCCTGCTCGCGGTGGCGGGCCTCGGCGCCGTCGTCGTGCACGTCGAGCCGCTCTTCCAGGCGATCAAGTGGGCGGGCATCGGCTACCTGCTCTACCTGGCGGCGCAGTCGTTCCGCTCCGCCTGGCGCGGCGACTACGCCTCCCTCGACGCCGCTGCCGGCGACCGCACCGGCACGGCCTGGACCGGTTGGCGGCAGGGCTTCCTGTCCAACATCACCAACCCGAAGGTCCTGGTCTTCTACCTGGCGGTGCTGCCGCAGTTCCTGGGCCCGGGCACACCGGTCGCGGTGCTGGTGCTGTTCGCCCTGACCCACGCGGCTCTCGGCCTGCTCTGGTCGCTGCTCGTCGTGGCCGCCCTGCACCGGGTGCGCCGCGTTCTCCGCCGCCGCACGGTCCGCCGCACGCTCGACGCCGCCACCGGCACGGCCCTGACCGCCTTCGGCGCCCGCCTCGCAGCCGAGAGCGCCTGACGTCCTTAGTGGACACTCAGCCACCCGCGTAAGGTGCGGGGAGCGTCCTATGTGCGTACCGCCGGATGCTTGTGATCAGGAACCGCCCTACTTTTGCTGCCATAGATAAAAGTCTGCTCAAGCTGATCGAAAGCTGTGGACATGTTGAAGATCAGCGATTAGGGTCGGTCGCACACCACGTTGTTTCGTCGATGTAAACGGCTCGCGAGCGGTGCACCTCGCGCGTCGTTTCACACGCCCACGTCCCCGACCCCCAGGCATCGCCGACCCGTTCCACCAGGGTCAGCGAGGTCTGCCTTGCCATGTCATCCGTCGGTCGACTTGCGGAAGGTATGCCGGACATGCCCATTGTTTCCAGGCGAAGGCGCCTGCTCTCGAGACTCGGACACGGCCGGTTCGCCCGGCCCACGTCCGCGTTCGCGGCCGTCACCGTCATGCTGGCCAGCGTCGTGCTGGCCGGGGTCCTGTCGGGCACGCGCCCGGCCGGGGCCGAGCCACCGGCGGACGGCGGCGCCGCCGCCCCGCAGCAGCTACAGGCCCAGGTGCTCACCTGGACGGCCGGGGACAGCTTCACCGCGTACGCCTCGGTGCCCGGCTCCGCCGTCGCGGGCCCGACCACCATCGTCTTCGAGAACAGCGCCGCCACCGGCAACACCACCGGGATGCAGCACACGCTGACCTTCGACACCGGCGACCCGCGCTACAACAACGACGTCAACGTCAACATCATCGCCGACCCCAACGACGCCAACGGGGGCCGGCACACCGTCGACGTGACGCTGACGCCGGGCACCTACCGCTTCTTCTGCGCGATCCCCGGGCACGGCCAGATGACCGGCCTGCTCACCGTCACCGGCGGCGAGGGCGACACCACCGCCCCCGAGGTGACCGCGCAGGTCGCGGGCGAGCGCGACGGCGACGGCAACTACGTCGGCGCGGCCACCGTCACCCTGAACGCGACCGACGCCGGCTCGGGCGTCGCGCGCGTCGAGTACGCCCTGGACGGGGGCCCGTTCGGCACCTACTCGGCGCCCGTCACCGTCAACGGCCCGGGCGCGCACACCGTGCAATATCGCGCGACCGACGTCGCCGGCAACACCTCGGAGATCGGGTCCACGCAGTTCACGGTCGTCGAAGGCCAGGAGGAGGACACCACCGCGCCGACCGTCACGGCCGCGGTCGGCGGCGACCAGGACGAGAACGGCGCCTACGTCGGCGCGGCCACCGTCACGGTGACCGCCACCGACACCGAGTCGGGCGTCGCCAGCGTGGAGTATTCGCTGGACGGCGGGGCCTACGCGGCCTACACCGCGCCGGTCACCGTCAACGAGGCCGGCGCGCACACCGTCACCTTCCGCGCGACCGACGGGGCCGGCAACACGTCCAACCCGCAGTCGGTCGCCTTCACGGTGGTCGACGCCGCGGACCCCGACGAGACCGCGCCCGAGGTGACCGCCACGGTCGCCGGCGAGCAGAACGAGCAGGGCGCCTACGTCGGCACGGCCACCGTCACGGTGGCCGCCACCGACGCCGACTCCGGCGTGGCCACGGTGGAGTACTCGCTCGACGGCGCTCCGTACGCCGCCTACAGCGACCCGGTCGCGGTCACCCAGCCCGGCGCGCACACGTTCAGCGCCCGCGCCACCGACGAGGCCGGCAACACCTCCGAGCCCGAGACGGTGCAGTTCACCGTCGCCGACGCCGGTGGCGGCGACACCACCGCGCCGACCGTCACCGCGGCGGTCGACGGCGACCAGAACGAGCAGGGCGCCTACCTGGGCAGCGCGACCGTCACCGTCACCGCGACCGACACGGAGTCGGGTGTGGAGACGGTGGAGTACGCGGTCGACGGTGGGGCGTGGGTCGCCTACACCGCGCCGGTCACGGTCAACACGACCGGCGCGCACACGGTCACCTTCCGGGCGACCGACGAGGCGGGCAACACCTCCGAGCCGGGCAGCGCGCAGTTCACGGTCGTGGACGCGCCCGACCCCGACAACACCGCGCCGACCGCGACCGCCACGGTGGCCGGCAACCGCGACAACGCCGGCGCGTACGTCGGGGCCGCCACGGTCACCGTCAGCGCCACCGACGCCGACTCGGGCGTGGCCACGGTCGAGTACTCGATCGACGGCGCCCCGTACGCGGCCTACACCGCACCGGTCACCGTCAACCAGCCGGGCGCCCACACGGTGAGCTACCGGGCGACGGACAACGCCGGCAACACCTCGGCGCCGGGGACCGTGCAGTTCACCGTGGTCGCGGCCAACGACGACACCACGCCGCCAACCGTCAACGCCGCCATCAGCGGCCAGCTCAACAGCGGCTGGGCGTACGTCGGCAGCGCGACCGTCACGCTCACCGCGAGCGACAGCGGCTCCGGCCTGATGCGCGTCGAGTACGCCCTGGACGGCCGCGGCTACCTGGTCTACACCGGGCCGGTCACGGTCAACACCCCGGGCGCGCACACGTTCACCTACCGGGCCACCGACCGGGCCGGCAACGTCAGCACCACCGCCTCGACCACGTTCACCGTGGTGGAGAGCGCGCCGCCGGCGCCGACCTGCGAGGTCGCCGACAACCGGGTCACGGTCTGGATGGGCACCCACGACACGGGCGTGGCCAACCGGGTGATCGAGGGCGGCTGCAGCATCAACGACCTGGTGCTCGACGAGTCGCCGTGGCCCAGCGCCGCCGACTTCGTCGCGCACGTCACGGCGCTGGCCGACCGCTGGCACCAGCGCTCGCTGATCCCGCTGAAGGATCGCAACGGCCTGGTCCGCGGCGCCCGCGAGTCCAATGTGGGCAGGGCCGAGTCCGTGCAGGGCTACGCGCCGCTGCTGGACGCCAAGGCCGCCTCGTTCCGGCTCTGGGAGCAGGTCGGCGCCGGCGGTTTCCGCCGCAACGCCGACGGCTCGATCACCAGCAGGCCGGAGGACGGCCTCGGCATGCTCTGGTTCCCGGTCCGCACCTACGGCGACTTCTCGCTCAAGCTCCAGTGGCGCGACGACGCCCCGGGTGAGGCGCGGGTCAACAGCGGTGTCTTCGTCCGCTTCCCGCAGGTGCACCAGCACCCGCAGGAGCCGCGGCCGGAGTGGGTGGCCATCAAATACGGCCACGAGCTGCAGATCTTCGACAGCCCGACCGGCGACCAGTACAAGAGCGGCTCGGTCTACGGCTTCGACCGGGTCGACCTGGCCGACGCCGGCGTGCGGGACAAGGGCGTCTGGAACGACTACGAGATCCGCGTGGTCGGCCAGCACTACTCGATCTTCCGCAACGGCAAGCTGATCAACCAGTTCACCAACGCGCCCGGCCTCACGTTCGACCCGCCGCGGGCCGACGACCCGGGCACCGACGGGCGGCAGCACGCCGAGGGCTACATCGGCCTGCAGAACCACGGCGCCACGGACACGGTCAGCTTCCGCAACATCCGCATCGCCCCGCTGACCCCGTAAGCAAAGGACAGACCAGTGGAGAAGGAAACCTCACGCCTGGGATCGGCGGGCGGGCCGCGCATGCTGGCCATCGCGATCCTCGCCGTGACCCTGGTCGGTGCGGGAGTCCTCCGGTTCGGCGGCCAGCAGGCCGCCGCGCCGGGGGCGCCCGCCGAGGCCCCGGCCGTGGCCGCCGAGAAGGCGGCGCTCGCGGCCCTGGCGCCGGGCGACCGCCCGGAGGGTTGCATCCAGCCGGACCGACGGATCCAGCTGTACGCGGTCGAGCTGCCCAAGGACGGCACGCAGGTCCGGCTCGGCTACGGCCTGACGCCGGAGACGGCCTCGTACCCGGGTCCCCTGATCGAGATGATCGAGGGGGAGTGCCTGGCGATCACGCTGCACAACCAGATCCCGGAAGCGACGCTCGCCGCGCTGCGGACCGAGCCGAACCATCCGCTGGGCGTGTCGCTGCACACCCACGGCGTGAAATACACGCCGACCTCCGACGGCACCGTCCACACCGACTCGTGGGTTCCGCCGGGCGGCCAGCGCACCTACATCTGGTTCGCCAAGCCCCGCAACGCGACCACCGGGGCCCAGGGCACGGCCGGCTACTGGTGGTACCACGACCACATGGTCGGCGGCGCCCACGGCACGCGCGGTCAGGGCGCCGGCCTCTTCGGCGGGCTGGTCGTGCGGCGCCAGGGGGACCTGCGGCCGCACCGCACCTATGTCACGGCCTTCGGTGACCTCCAGTCGATCAACCTGCGCCGCGGCGCGGCCACCGACACCTGTGACCCGGCCAACCCGGTGCCCGGCCCGACCTGCCTGGTCGCCAAGCCCGGCGAGCGGGTCGAGTTCGTGGTCATCGGCATGGGCAACGACATGCACACCTTCCATTTGCACGGCCACTCCTGGGCGGACACCCGCACCGGGACGGTCGACGGCACCAACCGGGCGCTCGTCGACTCGGTGCCGGTCATCGACAACAAGACCCTCGGCCCCGGCGACTCGTTCGGTGTGACGGTCGTCGCCGGCGACTCGGTCGGCCCCGGCAACTGGATGCTGCACTGCCACATGCAGTTCCACTCCGACCTGGGCATGGCCACGATGCTGCACGTCCTCAACCCCGACGGCACGCTTCCGTCGCACGCCCACGACCACGCGCCGGCGGCGGCCGCGGGCGCGCCGGCGGCACACGCCGGCCACCAGGCGAGCTCGAAGTGACCACCCGAGAGCCCCACGAAGGAGCAGGAATGGCACACCGAAAGCGGCCGACGCTACGCCGCGCGATCGCGCTGGCGTCGGCGGCCGTGCTCACGCTCGGCATCATGACCGGCCCGGGATCGCCGCCGGCCTCCGCCGCGGCGCCGACCTGGGGCGCCAACGCGGTCAACGTGCTCGTCTTCCACGGCCCGGTGGACCAGCAGAGCGACCCGGTCACCAAGGCCGTGGCCGCGGTGCGCAGGCTCGGCACGGAGAACGGCTTCACCGTGCGGGTGTCCAGCAACCCGGCCGACTTCAACCGCGACAACCTCGCCAGGTACCGCGGCGTGGTCTTCCTGTCGGCCAACGGCGTCACGCTCGACGACGCACAGGAGGCCGCGTTCCAGGCGTACGTCAAGGGTGGTGGCGGGTTCGTCGGCGTCCACGACGCGGCCCGCGCGCAGCCCACCTCGGAGTGGTTCACCGGGCTGGTCGGCAGCCGGCCGGCGCCGAGCCTGCCCAACGCCGAGAAGGTCGTCGAGTCGGCGGCCAGCGGCCAGAACCCGCCCAACGAGACCGTCGCCAACCTGTTCGACGGCCGCACCGGCACCAAGTGGCTCACGTTCGCCACCACCGGCTGGGCCCAGGGCAAGCTCGCCGCCCCGACGGTGATCAACCGGTACGCGCTGACCTCGGCCAACGACTTCGCCGGCCGGGACCCCAAGAACTGGAAGCTGCAGGGCTCGGCCGACGGGCAGAGCTGGACCGATCTGGACACCCGCACCAACGAGGTGTTCCAGCAGCGCTTCCAGACCCGGCAGTTCTCGTTCGAGAACACCACCGCCTACCAGTACTACCGGCTCGACGTCTCCGCGAACAGCGGTGAGCCGATCATCCAGCTCGCCGAGCTGTTCCTGATCGGCCCGGACGCCGGCCCGCCGCCGGAGGCCAACGTGCAGCGGGCGACCGTCAGTGTCGTCGACCGGCAGCACCCGGCCAACGACGGCCTGCCGCTGACCTGGACCCGGGAAGACCAGTGGATCAACTGGGACCCGAACCCGATCGGCAACGTGCACACCGTCGCCCAGGTGCAGGAGCACACCTACAACGCGGGCCTGTCCGGCAACGGCGCGTTCCACCCGATCTCGTGGTGCCGCGACTACGACGGCGGCCGCTCCTTCTAC
Protein-coding regions in this window:
- a CDS encoding DUF4232 domain-containing protein, translating into MRTARRAGASLVVGILLAACDAPNPAPVPVPVPPAPAPSLTATAACADGFRITATDVEAAMGLRAMGLVLENCGARPYELNGFPVIRLLDDRHATLGVTVGNGSQPVSAPDAWDAPAKPVTVPPGETARARVLWRNTVTDGEAVTATHLAVTPAPDAPEQLVTPDGGIDLGTTARLAVNAWVLSKE
- a CDS encoding multicopper oxidase domain-containing protein, with protein sequence MEKETSRLGSAGGPRMLAIAILAVTLVGAGVLRFGGQQAAAPGAPAEAPAVAAEKAALAALAPGDRPEGCIQPDRRIQLYAVELPKDGTQVRLGYGLTPETASYPGPLIEMIEGECLAITLHNQIPEATLAALRTEPNHPLGVSLHTHGVKYTPTSDGTVHTDSWVPPGGQRTYIWFAKPRNATTGAQGTAGYWWYHDHMVGGAHGTRGQGAGLFGGLVVRRQGDLRPHRTYVTAFGDLQSINLRRGAATDTCDPANPVPGPTCLVAKPGERVEFVVIGMGNDMHTFHLHGHSWADTRTGTVDGTNRALVDSVPVIDNKTLGPGDSFGVTVVAGDSVGPGNWMLHCHMQFHSDLGMATMLHVLNPDGTLPSHAHDHAPAAAAGAPAAHAGHQASSK
- a CDS encoding family 16 glycoside hydrolase — its product is MPIVSRRRRLLSRLGHGRFARPTSAFAAVTVMLASVVLAGVLSGTRPAGAEPPADGGAAAPQQLQAQVLTWTAGDSFTAYASVPGSAVAGPTTIVFENSAATGNTTGMQHTLTFDTGDPRYNNDVNVNIIADPNDANGGRHTVDVTLTPGTYRFFCAIPGHGQMTGLLTVTGGEGDTTAPEVTAQVAGERDGDGNYVGAATVTLNATDAGSGVARVEYALDGGPFGTYSAPVTVNGPGAHTVQYRATDVAGNTSEIGSTQFTVVEGQEEDTTAPTVTAAVGGDQDENGAYVGAATVTVTATDTESGVASVEYSLDGGAYAAYTAPVTVNEAGAHTVTFRATDGAGNTSNPQSVAFTVVDAADPDETAPEVTATVAGEQNEQGAYVGTATVTVAATDADSGVATVEYSLDGAPYAAYSDPVAVTQPGAHTFSARATDEAGNTSEPETVQFTVADAGGGDTTAPTVTAAVDGDQNEQGAYLGSATVTVTATDTESGVETVEYAVDGGAWVAYTAPVTVNTTGAHTVTFRATDEAGNTSEPGSAQFTVVDAPDPDNTAPTATATVAGNRDNAGAYVGAATVTVSATDADSGVATVEYSIDGAPYAAYTAPVTVNQPGAHTVSYRATDNAGNTSAPGTVQFTVVAANDDTTPPTVNAAISGQLNSGWAYVGSATVTLTASDSGSGLMRVEYALDGRGYLVYTGPVTVNTPGAHTFTYRATDRAGNVSTTASTTFTVVESAPPAPTCEVADNRVTVWMGTHDTGVANRVIEGGCSINDLVLDESPWPSAADFVAHVTALADRWHQRSLIPLKDRNGLVRGARESNVGRAESVQGYAPLLDAKAASFRLWEQVGAGGFRRNADGSITSRPEDGLGMLWFPVRTYGDFSLKLQWRDDAPGEARVNSGVFVRFPQVHQHPQEPRPEWVAIKYGHELQIFDSPTGDQYKSGSVYGFDRVDLADAGVRDKGVWNDYEIRVVGQHYSIFRNGKLINQFTNAPGLTFDPPRADDPGTDGRQHAEGYIGLQNHGATDTVSFRNIRIAPLTP
- a CDS encoding LysE family translocator, which encodes MSWTAYGSFVVFAIVLIAIPGADFAVTVRSTLVGGRRQGRWSAAGIASSNVVQGLLAVAGLGAVVVHVEPLFQAIKWAGIGYLLYLAAQSFRSAWRGDYASLDAAAGDRTGTAWTGWRQGFLSNITNPKVLVFYLAVLPQFLGPGTPVAVLVLFALTHAALGLLWSLLVVAALHRVRRVLRRRTVRRTLDAATGTALTAFGARLAAESA